Part of the Sulfitobacter donghicola DSW-25 = KCTC 12864 = JCM 14565 genome, CGTTTGTACCGCCAAACCCGAATGAGTTGCTCAGCGCGACGTTGATCTCACGCTTTACCGCTACATTCGGCGCCAAATCAATCTTTGTCTCTACCGCTGGGTTATCAAGGTTGATCGTTGGCGGCGCGATTTGGTCACGGATCGCAAGGATCGAGAAAATCCCCTCAATCGCACCAGCAGCGCCTAGCAAGTGGCCCGTCGCCGATTTGGTCGACGACATGGTGACCGAGCTTGCATGCTCGCCCAGCATCCGCTCAACAGCGCCCAATTCGATGGTATCCGCCATCGTAGAGGTACCGTGCGCGTTGATGTAATCAATGTCCTTAGGCTCTTTACCAGCGTTGCGCAGGGCTGCACGCATGGAACGCTCGCCGCCCTCACCATCTTCAGACGGCGCCGTGATGTGATAGGCATCGCCGGACAGGCCATAGCCGATCACCTCAGCGTAAATCTTTGCGCCACGCGCCTTGGCGTGCTCATATTCTTCCAGAACCACAATCCCAGCGCCTTCGCCCATCACAAAACCATCACGGTCCTTGTCATAAGGGCGGCTTGCCTTTTGTGGATCATCTTCGCCTTTGGTGCTCAGCGCCTTACAAGCGTTAAAGCCCGCGATGCCGATCTCACAAATGGCCGCTTCTGCGCCACCCGCAACCATCACATCCGCATCACCATATTGGATCAGGCGGCTTGCATCGCCAATCGCGTGCGCGCCGGTCGAGCAGGCCGTCACAACCGAGTGGTTCGGCCCTTTGAAACCGTATTTAATCGAAACCTGCCCCGAGATCAGGTTGATCAGCGCGCCCGGCACAAAGAAGGGGCTAACCCGCTTGGGGCCCTTCTCGGCCATCATAACGGCTGTGTTTGCGATGGAATTTAAACCGCCAATACCTGAACCAATCAGAACACCCGTGCGCTCAAGGCTCTCTTTGTCCTCAGGCATCCAACCCGCGTCTTCAACCGCTTGCTGCGCAGCAGCCAAACCAAACAGAATGAATGTATCAACCTTACGCTGATCCTTTGGCGCCATATAGCTATCGGCGTTAAATGTGCCGTCGGTGCCGTCTCCCAATGGCACTTCGCAGGCATATTTCGTGATAACCTTGCTCGGGTCAAAAACCGTAATCGGCCCCGCGCCGGACTTCCCGTCTAAAATCCGCTTCCAGCTTTCTTCAACTCCGTCAGCCAATGGCGTGACCAAACCCAATCCCGTAACGACCACTCTGCGCATATGCTCTGCCCTTTGGTGTAATATTTGCTTAGACTTGGCTATACCTTGCCCTCAGGACAATATTCAAGTCTCAGGGTACCAACAGGCAGGAATACCCCCCAAACAAGGGAAGATTCCCGAAACCGCTTAAACAGGCGGGCCATTCCTGGACATCAGCAAAACAGTATCCCCTTCTAGGGTTTCCTCCCGAAACGGTTCATACCCCAAAGCCTTTGCAATCCGTAAAGAACCCTCGTTTTCAGGTGCCAGCATACAAACCGTGCGCCCCGCGATCACCCGATCAAACCAATCATGCGCCGCCGTTGCAGCATCCAACCCAAACCCCTGCCCCTGAAATGACGGATCCAACAACCACCCCGCCTCGGGGAACGGATCATAATCCTCTCCCAAACCACGAGAGCCGTAGAAAAAACCGCTTTGCCCCGCCATTTCAGAATGGCCGTGAATCTGCACCGCCCATTGCCCGAACCCCACAATCTGCCAATGCCCCGCATTGCGCAAAAACGAGTCCCAGCTCAAAGATTTAGCCCGCGGTTTCCCACCGATATGAGTGACCACCTCAGGCATCGCCCAAATCTCGGCGAAGCGGGAAAAATCTTCGGGGCGCATACCGCGCAACGTAACGCGAGGGGTATTAATTGTCGGAATGGTACGAGACATTCAGGCGGCTGCTTTCTGCTGTAGAATTCAATTGATCCCCAACAAGTGCCGCCTCCCGCCAAAGGGAACAAGCCAAAAATACCGATAGAATCAAAAACGGCGCCGTTCTGCAAAAGAAGGCGCCGTTTTAAGAATTTTATCGCCGAGAAGCCCCGGCCAAAAGCCGCTTAGGAGGCTTCTTTGATGAACTTTACCGCGTCGCCGAAAGTCTGGATGTTCTCAGCTGCGTCATCGGGGATTTCGATGCCGAATTCTTCTTCAAATGCCATTACCAGCTCGACAGTGTCGAGGCTGTCTGCACCAAGATCGTCAATGAAAGAAGCGTTTTCAGCTACTTTA contains:
- the fabF gene encoding beta-ketoacyl-ACP synthase II; translation: MRRVVVTGLGLVTPLADGVEESWKRILDGKSGAGPITVFDPSKVITKYACEVPLGDGTDGTFNADSYMAPKDQRKVDTFILFGLAAAQQAVEDAGWMPEDKESLERTGVLIGSGIGGLNSIANTAVMMAEKGPKRVSPFFVPGALINLISGQVSIKYGFKGPNHSVVTACSTGAHAIGDASRLIQYGDADVMVAGGAEAAICEIGIAGFNACKALSTKGEDDPQKASRPYDKDRDGFVMGEGAGIVVLEEYEHAKARGAKIYAEVIGYGLSGDAYHITAPSEDGEGGERSMRAALRNAGKEPKDIDYINAHGTSTMADTIELGAVERMLGEHASSVTMSSTKSATGHLLGAAGAIEGIFSILAIRDQIAPPTINLDNPAVETKIDLAPNVAVKREINVALSNSFGFGGTNASVLFGKVE
- a CDS encoding GNAT family N-acetyltransferase, which translates into the protein MSRTIPTINTPRVTLRGMRPEDFSRFAEIWAMPEVVTHIGGKPRAKSLSWDSFLRNAGHWQIVGFGQWAVQIHGHSEMAGQSGFFYGSRGLGEDYDPFPEAGWLLDPSFQGQGFGLDAATAAHDWFDRVIAGRTVCMLAPENEGSLRIAKALGYEPFREETLEGDTVLLMSRNGPPV
- a CDS encoding acyl carrier protein, whose amino-acid sequence is MSDVADRVKKIVVEHLGVEEDKVAENASFIDDLGADSLDTVELVMAFEEEFGIEIPDDAAENIQTFGDAVKFIKEAS